CTATTCCACCTTACTTATATTTCACGTACCTTGAGGACAATAGTAATGCACGGCATggttaaaaaaagaacagaaatgtTCATACcaaccaaataaaaaaaagcggaGCCAACTATTATATTTATTTTAATAGCTACTACAGTGACCAGGGCTTTGACTATTTTCTTATTATTGCAGACCTGGCTGACAACATGAAAGTACAGGCGGTGCAATGTATAACAAGCCACGTTTCAGCACAGGTAAGCAAAATAGTGGCCAGGCGCGTGGCCTTAGACCACAAAATCCAAAAATTcatcgtcattattattattattattattattattattattattattattattattattattattattattattactattattattattatacaaacATAAATACAATGGAGAGAGGGAAATGAGGGAGGGACCAGGCTGGGCCACTGTCACTGAATTAATGGAGCACACGGTGCCACTTGGCGGCGTCATTTGCCCATCCTGCAAGCTAAATTGCATCGTTGCCGAGTAAAGGACGACCTACTGTTTAAGGACTTTCCATTCTTGCATTTGGTCACCAAGGAACATGAAGAAATGagaatggattttttttttcgctgcctaAACGCTCGCCTGAGAGGATATTTGCTGTAGACTGATAAATCAGGCGCGATGTCACTGCAAATATTGCACTGCAGTGCCCGAATGCTTAAGATTGCTTGGTGCCCCCACGAAAACTACAAATGCACTCTTTCTTCCTCTGTCTGAGCTGGCGAACTATAACTTTCAATAATATCGTACCACTGCAGGGATGAAATTCTACATGTCATTCTTTGCATTGTGATAAATGGTTTAACTTTATCTCTTATATAACAGGATAACACTGAGTTTAAATGCAACACGATAcattactttgtttttttttaatcctcgaGTTTAGACGTATTCTGTTGAGCATGGCTCTGACCGTAAGCGACACTTCAGAAACTACGGCATAACGTACCATAAAACAAGACACccacttaagaaaaaaaaatcgagcgaGCTAAAGTCTTTTCACGTTGTTTTCGTTATGTGCATGGTGCCGGAAGGAAGCATACTGCTCTGCGTTACCGGGAAGCCAGTAATCGTTGAAGTCGTTCATCTTTGAAATAATTACGCCACGGAACGCTTTTTTGGTGCGCAGATGAAAAGCAAGTGGGAGGCCCTGAAGCAGACATTTGGCAGCCAGGATGACCTGCTCGCAACGAACAAGCTGTGCGAACTTCGCAAGGGGGTGAGCCAGGGCATGAACGCCAAGAAGTGCATTTTTCTtccatttaactttctctttcttatttttcattAGTGAGCAATCGTCGCATTAAAGCGTTCTATTGCCATTTTATGTTTTCGTCACAATTAGGTTTTCTCGTTATTCCTAAGCGTGCAGAAGCGCGCACATCGATGCATCTGTCAACGCTGAGGTTTCAATGCTTAATGCGCCAAATGAACTACAAGTGTGCGGACGTCCGACAGGACCACGTTGTCTTCCTCATAATTATGTGTCTTTCCCGACATCGTATGCCTACATCAGCTGGCGAACGCTTTCACAATCTTTTTGAGCACGCAGACTGCAGAGTATGCGCAAAATACAAACACTTGGAATATATAATACAAATAAACTGCGTTGTTCTTAGACAACGTCAGCCATTTTGCGTATATATTTCTTTCGTAGAATTGCACTGTATTGCATTGATCAGTTTGGTACTTTCTTCCAGGCCGCGGAATCGGGTGCAAAGACGGCCATTTTCACGGTAAGCTAAAATACTTTAGTCTGAGCTAACCAAGAGCGTCAAAATACAAACAAGGACACCATATACTTAACCCAAACTTAGACTTccctttctgcattttttttccttggctTCATCAAGCATGTCAGCATTTATAACTATGGTGATTTAGCCCGATTAAGCATCTACTGTGCATAGCTCGAGCTAGCCCATTCGAAGTCGAGCAAAATTTCAGCGAGGTCTCAAGCAATCGCAAGCTACGATGACCAAACAGAATTGAAGCTACCCCGGTGAACTACAATATTTTAATCTACCTGTCATAAAGCTAACGTAAAACTTGTTCAGAGAGTTCGTCATTGTTCTTTAGATAAAGTCCAGGCACATGTGTTCTTGCGCCATGCGTTCACGTCACCGTTATAGACGGCATCAAAACAAAGAATCTTGACTGTGATCAAGGT
This Dermacentor albipictus isolate Rhodes 1998 colony chromosome 1, USDA_Dalb.pri_finalv2, whole genome shotgun sequence DNA region includes the following protein-coding sequences:
- the LOC135904814 gene encoding uncharacterized protein, whose protein sequence is MKALLCLIFVGLLVATARSSDELCDLADNMKVQAVQCITSHVSAQMKSKWEALKQTFGSQDDLLATNKLCELRKGAAESGAKTAIFTKAEEDEIKSAFEACKAQAQPKTN